One stretch of Aythya fuligula isolate bAytFul2 chromosome 24, bAytFul2.pri, whole genome shotgun sequence DNA includes these proteins:
- the LOC116498569 gene encoding cytochrome b561: MDGAPPPASPAGLSAYVAVSQLLGLTLLAATGAWLGRYRGGVAWQGQLQFNVHPLCMVLGMVFLQGDALLVYRVFRNEAKRSTKMLHALLHGLALVIALVGIVAVFKSHHAKGITDMYSLHSWCGMAAFVLYLVQWLLGCGFFLAPGASFSLRSRYKPQHIFVGIALFALSIATCLLGITEMLLFNIRDSYSQFVPEGVLANTVGLLLVAFGLVVGYVLTRDEWKRPPLAEELALSMDFKTLTEGESPGGSQ; this comes from the exons ATGGACGGGGCTCCGCCGCCTGCCAGCCCCGCCGGGCTCTCGGCGTACGTGGCCGTGTCGCAGCTGCTGGGCCTGACGCTGCTGGCGGCCACCGGAGCGTGGCTGGGCCGCTACCGGGGCGGGGTGGCCTGGCAGGGCCAGCTGCAATTCAACGTCCACCCGCTCTGCATGGTGCTGGGCATGGTTTTCCTCCAAGGTGACG CTCTTCTGGTCTACCGGGTGTTCAGGAACGAAGCCAAGCGCTCCACCAAGATGCTGCACGCTCTGCTCCACGGCCTGGCGCTGGTGATCGCCCTCgtgg GCATCGTGGCGGTCTTCAAGTCCCACCACGCCAAGGGCATCACCGACATGTACAGCCTGCACAGCTGGTGCGGGATGGCCGCCTTCGTGCTCTACCTTGTGCag TGGCTCCTGGGGTGCGGTTTCTTCCTGGCCCCCGGCGCGTCCTTCTCGCTGCGCAGCCGCTACAAGCCCCAGCACATCTTCGTTGGCATCGCCCTCTTTGCCCTCTCCATCGCCACCTGCTTGCTGGGCATCACCGAGATGCTGCTCTTCAACATCAG GGACTCCTACAGCCAATTCGTGCCCGAGGGCGTCCTGGCCAACaccgtggggctgctgctggtggccttCGGGCTGGTGGTGGGCTACGTGCTGACACGGGACGAGTGGAAGCGCCCGCCGCTGGCTGAGGAGCTGGCCCTCTCCATGGACTTCAAGACCCTCACGGAGGGCGAGAGCCCCGGTGGCAGCCAGTGA